One Paracidovorax avenae ATCC 19860 genomic region harbors:
- a CDS encoding ABC transporter ATP-binding protein encodes MTAIHSTSGAPALELRDLRKRFGKTEIIRGANLSVRAGERVAIIGPNGAGKSTLFNLISGRFGPTSGEVLLNGQRIDGRAPYEINRMGLSRSFQITNIFPKLSVFENLRCGVLWSLGYRYSFWRFLSRLHDANARAEELLGQIHLESKRDTLAMNLTYAEQRALEIGITIAGGANVILLDEPTAGMSKSETARFIQLIREVTQGRTLLTVEHDMGVVFGLADRIAVVVYGEVIAFDTPEAVRANPRVQEAYLGSVIAAEQAEGH; translated from the coding sequence ATGACGGCCATCCACAGCACTTCCGGAGCACCGGCGCTGGAGTTGCGCGACCTGCGCAAACGCTTCGGCAAGACGGAAATCATCCGCGGCGCCAACCTGTCGGTGCGCGCCGGCGAGCGCGTGGCCATCATCGGCCCGAACGGCGCGGGCAAGTCCACGCTGTTCAACCTGATCAGCGGGCGCTTCGGGCCCACGAGCGGCGAGGTGCTGCTCAACGGGCAGCGCATCGACGGCAGGGCGCCGTACGAGATCAACCGCATGGGCCTGTCGCGCAGCTTCCAGATCACCAACATCTTCCCGAAACTGAGCGTGTTCGAGAATCTGCGCTGCGGCGTGCTCTGGAGTCTGGGCTACCGCTACAGCTTCTGGCGCTTCCTCTCGCGGCTCCACGACGCGAACGCCCGGGCGGAGGAACTGCTGGGGCAGATCCACCTGGAATCCAAGCGCGACACCCTGGCCATGAACCTGACCTATGCGGAGCAGCGCGCGCTGGAGATCGGCATCACTATCGCCGGCGGCGCGAACGTCATCCTGCTGGACGAACCCACCGCGGGCATGAGCAAGAGCGAGACCGCGCGCTTCATCCAGCTGATCCGCGAAGTCACGCAAGGGCGCACGCTGCTCACGGTGGAGCACGACATGGGCGTGGTCTTCGGCCTGGCCGACCGCATCGCCGTGGTGGTGTACGGGGAGGTGATCGCCTTCGACACGCCGGAAGCCGTGCGCGCCAACCCCCGCGTGCAGGAGGCCTACCTGGGATCGGTGATCGCTGCAGAGCAGGCGGAGGGCCACTGA
- a CDS encoding ABC transporter ATP-binding protein translates to MLHIDNLHAYYGKSHVLHGVGFDVAPGEIVALLGRNGSGRSTTAKAIMGLVHWEGTLEWKGQGLTGRKPYEIAHLGLGYVPESRDVFPNLTVHQNLLLGQKGRGKGSRWGFDDMYEMFPRLKERQHTEAGVMSGGEQQMLTLCRTLMGDPDLIIIDEPTEGLAPKIVELVGEYLTKIRERGVSVLLIEQKLTIAMRISDRALVMGHGSIVFDGTPEGLRADTAVRKEWLEV, encoded by the coding sequence ATGCTGCACATCGACAATCTGCACGCCTACTACGGCAAGAGCCACGTGCTGCACGGCGTGGGCTTCGACGTGGCGCCCGGCGAGATCGTGGCCCTGCTGGGTCGCAACGGCTCGGGCCGCTCCACCACGGCCAAGGCCATCATGGGCCTGGTGCACTGGGAGGGCACGCTGGAATGGAAAGGCCAGGGGCTCACCGGCCGCAAGCCCTACGAGATCGCGCACCTGGGCCTGGGCTACGTGCCCGAGAGCCGTGACGTGTTTCCCAACCTGACCGTGCACCAGAACCTGCTGTTGGGCCAGAAGGGCCGCGGCAAGGGCAGCCGCTGGGGCTTCGACGACATGTACGAGATGTTCCCGCGCCTCAAGGAGCGCCAGCACACCGAGGCAGGGGTGATGTCCGGTGGCGAGCAGCAGATGCTCACCCTGTGCCGCACGCTCATGGGCGATCCGGACCTCATCATCATCGACGAGCCCACCGAGGGCCTGGCCCCGAAGATCGTCGAACTGGTGGGCGAATACCTCACGAAGATCCGCGAGCGCGGCGTGTCGGTGCTGCTCATCGAGCAGAAACTCACGATCGCCATGCGCATCTCCGACCGGGCACTCGTCATGGGCCACGGCAGCATCGTCTTCGACGGCACGCCCGAGGGCCTGCGCGCTGACACGGCCGTGCGCAAGGAGTGGCTGGAGGTGTGA